A single window of Balaenoptera ricei isolate mBalRic1 chromosome 15, mBalRic1.hap2, whole genome shotgun sequence DNA harbors:
- the GTSF1L gene encoding gametocyte-specific factor 1-like: protein MEPEALEICPYNPQHRIPLRRFQYHLASCRRKNPQKAKKMASCKYNACHVLPIEKLEEPEAACVNRSTVEEEDSLSPLKVSLPSSEQNGDTPPVSPWLPNPDVWNVDSTNCHPMFVLKTFDPQKLACESDTRESEREDHTPSLTPPPPGHQTRRVNRQPQKGDAGLLNA from the coding sequence ATGGAGCCAGAAGCCTTAGAAATTTGCCCTTACAACCCTCAACACCGAATCCCACTCAGAAGATTTCAGTACCACCTGGCATCATGCAGGAGAAAGAACCCCCAAAAGGCCAAAAAGATGGCCAGCTGCAAATACAACGCCTGCCACGTGCTCCCCATCGAAAAGCTGGAGGAGCCTGAGGCTGCCTGTGTCAACAGAAGCACAGTGGAGGAAGAGGACAGCTTGAGCCCTCTGAAGGTCAGCCTTCCGAGTTCAGAGCAGAACGGAGACACCCCTCCAGTGTCCCCCTGGCTCCCCAACCCCGATGTCTGGAATGTAGATAGCACGAATTGCCACCCCATGTTTGTCCTTAAGACTTTTGATCCCCAAAAGCTTGCTTGTGAAAGCGACAcaagagagtcagagagagaggacCACACCCCAtccctgacccccccccccccaggtcaTCAGACCAGGAGAGTAAACCGCCAGCCGCAGAAAGGAGATGCAGGCCTCTTAAATGCATGA